The nucleotide sequence AAGGCCAATCACCAGCATTGATGAGTGGGCGCCTGGCACAACAATAGCCAAGCTCATCTTGCCTTTCCAGAGTGAAATGTTCCTGCAAAGTCATACCACCCCTACCATATTTATAGGTTTTGTATACCAATTTGGGATGAAATGAAGAATAACCTTCGTGTATATGCGACACCATGGTATCGATTTCTTCGGGTAAGATGCCCCGCTCTCTCCACATATCATTCGAATTATAGAGTCTCCTGACCTCATTAATCAATTGAAGTTTCCAAAAACTACCACGAAATCTCCGGCGAAAAGTGACGTTGTGATTACTTCTAGATCCAATGAAAACTTTCAAGATAATACAAAAAGTGGTCATCATTTCTTCCTCTTGGTAAGTTGGCTGGTTTCTTCCCATTCTTTCTTCTTTCCACTAATCTAATGGTTTCATTCTCCCATCGAGAGGTTATGATACTAGCAAGAGTCCTATTCTTCTCCTCTCGATCCTaccttgggttatgtttgacaggGATGGTCAATGAACTTCTATTGGTTTCAAAGGAGGATAGAGATCCATTGGGGAAGGCTCGAAAGGTTATTCGATATCAAAGGTTGACCCTCGACGCGCCGCAACCACTATTTTTACTCCTTTTATGCAATTATGAACGAAACTTTCTCAATTCCAATGCAACTTATCCTTTTGGAGTTGACGTAACAAACTACGCGAGCCTTCCGATGAAGCCAACAGAAATCCTATCCGAATACTAAAAATAAAAGGCAATTTCATTATGGTGGTATACCAGCCGCCAATTCTGGAACTTCCAGTTCCAATCGGAGCATATAGATCCGTAAATGGATTTGTATGTATAGCCACTTCAGTCGTGCTCCTCGTTTCTCGAATGGAAAAAAAGTATCTTCTTTCTGGGAACATGCTAAACCAGAAATTCTTATGTTCGTGATTCTTCATCCACCGATGCAGAAAATCTTCCAGTTTTCCATTCTCATATGAGGCAGGAAAGTTTATGGGCAATAGGTCGGCACGAAGTGATTCATCATGTTCAAACATGAACCTTTCACTCGTTGGGGACGGTTTATAAATCATCAAATTCCCACAAATGGAATGAGAAGTGGGTCCATGTAAATGATCGAGACCTCGCAAACAACAACGTTCCTTCCCCATATGGAGTTCGGGACCCAAGGGCAATCGTTGAGTGAACTGTATCTTATTCGTATTAGTTGACCTAAGACGCACCATTATTGCAGGGGTGGGGCTCGGCCTCCGAACCGTACGTGGGACGAGTTTCTGCCTCATACAGCTCGAGCCGAAGACCGGGGAAGTTGAGGAGAGATGGGGAGACCCAACTGCTGCCGGACGGGACAGACAGGAAAGGGGGCGGGGATAAGCTTGTGAAGAAGCAAGCTTATTGCCCCACCCCCAAAAACAAACCGACCCAGCAAGAAAATGTATGCACTTTAGCAACAAAGCGCTCATCCCTTGCTTGCTGCTTCGCGTTCTTTCTATTCCATCCCAGTCCATTCCGGGATAGGCGGCTAATAGAATCTAATATGTGCAGTAGTCGTCGTCTGACCAATCGGCTCGGACACCAGACCACTTGTGCCCGCCCATTCTATCTCGTCCTAAATGGAATGGCTCTCTTAGTTACGCTGTGCCCTGACCCGAGCCCCCACGTCCGCTTTTATCCGCCCGCAACCCGGCCAACACAACATTAGGGCCGTCCCCCCCATTCTATGCTGACCCGGGCCGGGGCTCGCTTTTTGGGAAGCCCGTTCCCACCGCGCTCACGGCCCGGCTGGCCTGCCAGCGGTAGTGGGAATTCTCCCGTTCCCTGGTCAAAAAAGGGTTGGTTGGATGCGGGATCTACTCCACGAGGAGCGGTACGGACGTAGATGATATCATCACGAGCTCTCTTTGCGTACCGCTAGGGATGCTTAACGCCACTTCGCCAACTGGCATTACCTGCGCTTTCGTGTCTCTCAGTGTGGTCAGCACTGGATGTTTCCGAGCAGCGAGGCTTACACCCATTCGCATTAATTCATCCAAAGTTCCTTACCCTTATGCACGAATTTTGGAATAAGCCATCTTCCTATCAAGGTTAAGGAGTCAACTGAGCATCTCAGCGGCGGGATTGAATACCCGGATCGAATCAGAGTTCACGCCGCCCGCCCTGAACAAATAGAATAGGAGGCATGGGCCACAGGTCGCACATAAGCCATCGGGTCGCATGACAGAAGAACACCCAACATAAAGATGCACACTCCTCCATGTGAAATAGAAAGATTCATCTTCACTTTTTTGTAGTAGTCGTGACCAACAGCCATCAGCAGTCGGCTCGTTGGTAAGGCAAGAGCTTCAAGCCCACTTTCTGGTGGCACACCCCCCAAACAAGCACCACtcgacgagggggggggggcggggaaAGCTACAGGCCCAAAACCTTCGACCCTTCTTTCTATATGGGGGTGCCCGGGGCACCTCATCTTGTAATTTTGTTGCTCATTCCCCTTAGGCCGAAGTGTTTGGCCTTTACTTCGGAGCGCCCGCTCACGCTTCGCTGACCTATCGCGTGGTAAAGAGAAGAGAGTACGAAAGAATTGTAAACAGAGCAGACCGCAGAAAGATTCTAAATATGACAAGTCCCCCATGGATTCGATAATAAGGAAATGAAGAACGGGAACGAAACGAAATAAAGCATTTCTAGCGGATGAGCTTCTCTCCATTTTGTCTGGTAATAGAATAGGGCGGCTTGCTTTGACCAACACTCCACTTTTTGCTCTGTCCATGGAGCGTATGAATTTCCTTAAATGTAGATAGACCAAAAAAGGGAATAAGGGATAGGAATAGGAATTATAGTACCATTGGAAGAAGAGGCACTAGTGGGAACATCTCTACTGACGAACCATTTCAATAGTACGGGTGCTGCCATGCCACGGGGCACGACCATGGAAGTAATGAAAAAGAAGAAGTTCTGTAGTTGGACCATCTGCTCTATCCGTTCGATTTGAGCTTCTCTAGAGAAGATGAGACGCTAAAAATGAAAGTGTTCGCAACGCATACCGAAAAAGGGTACCTATGTTGCCGACCATTAATGACTAGTTCGAAGACCAGGAGCAGGGGCACGTGCCAAGAAAGATTTGTTACTTTCCCTATGGTTTTCGAACGTTTTCAATAAAACCTTCTCGTAGAAGTATTTTCACAAAGTtttcggtaatattagtagatgctaTTAGAACCCTTCCTTTTATTAAGATTCGAATTCTTATTCTTATTATTATCTAATTATTCTTTTTTTTCATGTATATGCGTCAGACACAATCTACTAATTGATCTATATTCTGATACCCTACTATATCGTAGTCTCTACTACTAGTATTTTTAATACCTCAGGAGCTCATGAGACTCTTTTAGTGAAATTCATAAGTCTCAATTCCCGAGCGATCGCACCAAAaactcgagttccttttggatttcCTTCTTGATCAATGACAACCGTCATCATATCATATTATCATACCGTTGTCACGTTTGAGTTCTTTACATGTACGTACAATTACAGCTCGTCTTACTTCTGTCTGATCTTTCTAGAGGCATTTTGGGCAGTGCTTCTTTGATTACAGCAACAATAACGTCACCAATATGAGCATATCAGTGATTACCAGCTCCTAAGATTCAAATACATATCAATTCGATAGCCCCACTCCGTTGTTATCCGCTACATTCAAAAGGGTCTGAGTGAGATGGATCTTGGAAGTCTGGTTTTTGATTGGATAGTGATCTCGGGCACGAGTGGTTGATCTTCGCGGGCCGTGAATGGCCATGGAAAGGAGTATTGATGTCAATATGTTCGATCGAGAAGATTGGACGATGAAAGATGGATCCTTTGTGGTTTGAATAATAGGCTGTGGTCTCGATATTGGGCTAGGGGCTGATTGCTTTCTGTATGAGCCTCTTGTGATTGGGCTCTCGTGGGCGGATTACCCGATGTGTACTCATCTTCCAACAAAGAGGAGAAGACATAACCAGAAGAATTGTGAGAAATAAGTTAATTTATCAAGTTGAGGCATTTCGATTTGGATTTCAAATAAGAAAGAAAAGACTCCCGCGCCCTCGAGAGCATTCTCTTTCACTTGCATTTCTTCCTGAAGTTGGCTCGAAGACCTGTCCAGCCTTGATTTTCCCAGTTATTACTCGAGCGCGCTGAGGCAACTCTGAACTAAGCTCAGGGGAGGGGTAGTAGGTATGCTTCAAACCCTCCAGCACCTTGAAGAACGATGGCACTAGATCAGGAAAGATGAATGACCAATGAGGACAGGACAATGGGGGAAGTTGGTAATAGAGAATCCTCCCTTCTTCTTTGCTTTCTTGcctgaaaaaaaatccaaaactaACCATTGGAACCTCATGGGCTACCGAGTTAGGAGATTCATTTTCTTTATTACTTTTACTTTTTTTACTAAGTTATTCTAAAAGATAAGAGCTAATCGACCATCCTGATTGAATGTTTGAGTACTCGGAGTCTCTCGTAAGTATGGAAAGAAAGTCTCTTCTTTCCACAACTCCTAAATTTCCCATCAGCCTATCCAATCTAATTCCAGACAGAGTCAGTAGACCTTACTTTAGTGTAGGTAGTGTCAGATAATTAGGAAGTCTTGATAGTCTTTCGTATAATCTCTTCTTCAATCCTAGGAGCAAAAAAGGAATGTCCTTTAGGGACCTTTGGATAAAAAGATTTCCGACCTCTTACTTTCGTAGTTATGAATTGCGGAATAGAATCAATTATGAAATTCATAAGTATATATCCCTCATCCCTATTGGTATCGGTTTGGGCCACTACCCAGAACCCTGCCAGAGCCCTATTTTTAAGAAGAAATTGACAGTCTTTTTTAGAACTAGAACTATGGTAAAATCCAGTATCGGCAGGCCTAGTTCTTTTCCTTTGCTTATGCAGGGCAAGAATTTGTCGAGTTCAATCAGTACAATAAGAAATCCTAAGTATTTTTTTGGTCAGGCAACACCCAGATTTGAACTGGGGATAAAGGATTTGCAGTCCCCTGCCTTACCGCTTGGCCATGCCGCCAAATCCGATCCAAAATAGAGCAAAATCTTATTCATCCACATTATTTTACTAATTTTTATTCGTAGGAGGGGATTATTAAAccctttttgatttttttagatCGTTGAATCCCTTTGTACTTATCCCTTTCCAATCCCTTTTAATAATTTCATTCCTGTTTTTTATTGGACCCAGTTTTATTCTCTTCGATTGATTGTATCTCAAAACACACATTGCTTAAATACCTTCTCTTTCTATTGAAAAGAGAAAGGATTTCCAGTCACAgcaaatttaggaaaaattggaACCATTAACTATATTATTTGTTATTATTTGTTATTTTTATAAATTCTATTTGTTAGTAGTGAACGGTTCTAAAATGGGTATTGTATCCCAAATAGTGTTTCCTTAATGGCATAACAAAATCAAATTGATTTACGGCTAATCAGTATCAATTAAAAAAAGAGAATTATGATATTGATATAGTGAGACCTGACCCCTGTTGCTCCAAGTGAAATTCTTTCTAGGGTTCTTAaagatattctccattttttccctTTGCCTACAATAAAGTATAGTCTGAAGGCTAGCACGCACCATTCCTCGCTTATGATAATCTAAGGCCAAAAAGAAAGAAGGCTCACACCATAATAATACATACCCTTTTTCCTCGATCGTCAAGGTCGTGGATTTGGATCGATTTTGGTTTTACGGGCTTCATACATTGTTAAGAAAAGTACTCGGCATTGGAAAGCATCACGTTCTGGCCACACACAAAAGAAGTCGGTGGAAGGTATGGAATTTCTCGGCTGAAGGTCAGAAAGAAAGCAATCGCCAGTGCTCTCGGTTCCAGCAACGAGTCTTTTCTTTGAGAATTAAGGAAAACAAACTAACCTTGTCTGTCTATGTTCACCTTGACATGAAAGACTCTTTTCCTAACCTGACTGTTCTACCTGGCTAGTTCACTTCACTTTTCGAGGGATCCTGGATTGGAGTTCACTTGTCTATGAGTGTCCGAACAGCTTTAGATCCTTCCAAGGCGCAGGGGTTCTCTCTCCATTCACTTTGAGCTGGGTTTCTTGTGATCTTTTTAGTAGTTTTTCCATCCCATTTTTTGGTAAATTAAGTCTTACACAGCTGTCCCCAAGGATGTCCATTCCATTCGGCAGGGACTCCATCTCGCATTCGATCTCCCTCCTTTCCCTGAAAGAGTCGAGGTCTCTCTGGACTTCTCTTTTGCCTCTCTACCAGATTCAGAAAAAGGAAGGAAGAGGGCCTCTCGACGGGAGTGATTCCCCGAAAAGAGATCGCTCCCAGCATCCTCGAGTTCGTAGTCAAACTCACCTTCATCCACCTTTCATGGACTGGCGCGGGCAAGCGCCGGTGTCTGGAGCAGGAGATGGAAGCTTGGGTTGAGGAGGCTGTCAACGAGTCATCAAAGGCGATAGATTGGTTATATTCAGATTCGtttgatttttattttcttttttttggttgtGAGAGGTCTGAGTCCACAGCTGGGGTAGAGGCGTCAGATGACAATTGAAGTAGGGGTCTACCTCTTTCAAAGGGAAGCAAGAGTCTCATAGGGAAGGAGATCCTGCACAGACCAATCCCAATCAGGAAGAGAGTCTTGTTGTCAATGAAAGCAATTTTTCTATGTCACATATCTACCTATCTCGTGTTGTGAGCTATAAAGTACCCACCAGGGGGGTGGGGGTGGACCAAGAAAGAGGCAGGCGATTGGGTCCTTCCCATCCTCTGTGATGTCAGTCTCTTTGTCATTCTTTCACCCTTGCTGAGTAGCAAAGTGAGCATACTCAagatccaattcatcaatcatTTGAGTTGGTACGAACATAGGAATCCAGACTCCGCTTGATTCGATCTTTAGTTTCGACCTTCATCAGTCAGGAAAAAGAAGAAGGACCCACTTATTCCACTCGGAGAGACCGAACCAggcaacaaaaaaaagaaaaactgaaggaAGTTCTCTTTCCATTCCAACTAAACTAAGTGAAAAAAGGGGGAGAGCAAAACAGAAACACAGGAACAAAGAAACTATGTCCAAACCAACGAGTCCTTTGGTCGACTCTAAAGAATGTATCGGGAGTTGGGAGTTAGCCGTCTCATAGGAGTGATAGCTGGGTttttcatggagtttcttcgtaCGATTGAAAAAAAGAGTGCTCTAGGTCGGAGAAAACAAGAAGAAGATTGTTCACTAGTCTGTCTCCCAACCTCTTTAAAGCAGCTACCTACCGTGATCTGGTCTTGGGACAGCATTGTCATCCCCGTTTGCTGGATCTTCTAGGCACTCTAAAGCGCTTCCACGAGAGACAGATGGACTTTGAGTTATAGACGGAGAAGAGCCTTTAGAGGATCAAGAGTGATTCCTCAATAAAACAGATGGGATTTTGAGGGAGGGCTGAACGCGATGTACTGAAGGGTTCGCTTTCGCTGATCGGCGCCAGTCTTTCCTGCTGTGAATTTCCCAGGGGGCCCTTTCCTTCTACCTTACTGAACCCATTCACTAATGATTGGATCACTCAAAGTTAAAGACCAATTCCTTCCTTTTAGGTGGTCTAGGTGGCTGGGATACTATGCCCTTCTTTTTAGAGGCTGAAAGACGAGTTCTTTGAAGGAAGCAAAAGAACCCATGTGTCTCGGATGAAGTCTACCCTCTTTTTGTGCCGGGAAGAAGAATGAGATCCAACTCAAAGTCAAGGAAAGCGGCCTAGACCACTGACTTTTGATGGAATGCTTCTGAACATGGATTGGTCTGATAAAGCCAATTTTTCGGCGAATCAAATATTTTCTGAGAGCACTAGACCTTCTCTCTTTCAGGATTGATTCCCACTCACTGCCTGATAGCAGGCTTGGCCCATGAGACCTATTGTCTTATTGTACTGGCTCACTTCACTACTTTGGAGGATGGGTTTTCCCCTTTTTGGTTCGCAAACGCTCTAACCCATCGAGAAGCTCCATCCAAATTGGAGTTGATGTGAGCACTTCCCCAGAGGTAGAGGCTTTTTCTACAAAAGGGTGGGAGCATAAAATGTAGGTGAGTCAATTGCGTGTGGCCTTCAAGTATTTCGTATTGTAACAATATTAGATCGGCATCCAAACAAAGGTGCATGTACGGTTCCTAAGGGATACAATTTTGTCCTAATCATCGAGAAAGATGAAATAAGTTGATAGCGCGATCTCGTACTAACACATACTCTCTAAATATTTCAGAACTTGCATGCGGCCTTCAAGCCACAACCGCGGTATGAGTTCTGATCTCAGACTTTGCTTTGGGGGCTGCTGGCCCCTTCGCGTCGACAAGGAAACTGTGGACGACAATGGGTTTAGAATTCGAATAAAACGAAGACCCTATCGAACAAATAGAGGAAAGGGCGAA is from Triticum aestivum cultivar Chinese Spring chromosome 1B, IWGSC CS RefSeq v2.1, whole genome shotgun sequence and encodes:
- the LOC123140524 gene encoding cytochrome c biogenesis CcmF C-terminal-like mitochondrial protein; its protein translation is MDRAKSGVLVKASRPILLPDKMERSSSARNALFRFVPVLHFLIIESMGDLSYLESFCGLLCLQFFRTLFSLPRDRSAKRERALRSKGQTLRPKGNEQQNYKMRCPGHPHIERRVEGFGPVAFPAPPPSSSGACLGGVPPESGLEALALPTSRLLMAVGHDYYKKVKMNLSISHGGVCIFMLGVLLSNTNKIQFTQRLPLGPELHMGKERCCLRGLDHLHGPTSHSICGNLMIYKPSPTSERFMFEHDESLRADLLPINFPASYENGKLEDFLHRWMKNHEHKNFWFSMFPERRYFFSIRETRSTTEVAIHTNPFTDLYAPIGTGSSRIGGWYTTIMKLPFIFSIRIGFLLASSEGSRSLLRQLQKDKLHWN